One genomic segment of Actinoplanes ianthinogenes includes these proteins:
- a CDS encoding D-alanine--D-alanine ligase family protein yields the protein MTTPRKTRVAIVFGGRSTEHAISCVSAGAILGALDPDQYETVPVGITREGRWVLAAGDPSQLAIADSRLPEITASSGNSVVLAADPTATELIVRDPAEGVSELAGVDVVFPVLHGAYGEDGTIQGMLEMAGIPYVGANVFASAAAMDKEFTKKLAAAEGIPVGPYAVLRAGAELADEDKERLGLPVFVKPSRAGSSTGITKVTDWADLDAAIATAREIDPKVLVEAAIVGREIECGVLEGEYGGAPQASLLAEIHMDDADWYDFETKYLVGSRYTIPAALGHDLTKQVQEYALRTFVALDCAGLARVDFFVTADGQVFLNEINTMPGMTPTSMFPQMWAATGLEYPKVVDRLIRTALRRGTGLH from the coding sequence GTGACGACCCCCCGGAAGACCCGTGTCGCGATCGTGTTCGGCGGCCGCAGCACTGAGCACGCCATTTCCTGCGTGAGCGCGGGGGCCATCCTGGGTGCGCTGGACCCCGACCAGTACGAGACGGTTCCGGTCGGAATCACCCGGGAGGGTCGCTGGGTGCTTGCCGCGGGCGACCCGTCCCAGCTCGCCATCGCCGACTCCCGGCTGCCCGAGATCACCGCCAGCTCCGGTAACTCGGTGGTGCTGGCGGCCGACCCGACCGCCACCGAGCTGATCGTGCGCGACCCGGCCGAGGGCGTCTCGGAGCTGGCCGGCGTGGACGTGGTCTTCCCGGTGCTGCACGGCGCGTACGGGGAGGACGGCACCATCCAGGGGATGCTGGAGATGGCCGGGATTCCGTACGTCGGGGCGAACGTCTTCGCGTCGGCGGCCGCGATGGACAAGGAGTTCACCAAGAAGCTGGCCGCCGCCGAGGGCATCCCGGTCGGGCCGTACGCGGTGCTGCGCGCCGGTGCCGAGCTCGCCGACGAGGACAAGGAGCGGCTCGGGCTGCCCGTGTTCGTGAAGCCGTCGCGGGCCGGCTCGTCCACCGGCATCACCAAGGTCACCGACTGGGCGGACCTGGACGCGGCGATCGCCACGGCCCGGGAGATCGACCCGAAGGTGCTGGTCGAGGCCGCGATCGTGGGCCGCGAGATCGAGTGCGGCGTGCTGGAGGGTGAGTACGGCGGCGCGCCCCAGGCGTCCCTGCTCGCCGAGATCCACATGGACGACGCGGACTGGTACGACTTCGAGACGAAGTACCTCGTCGGCAGCCGCTACACGATCCCGGCGGCGCTCGGGCACGACCTGACCAAGCAGGTCCAGGAGTACGCGCTGCGGACCTTCGTGGCGCTGGACTGCGCCGGCCTGGCCCGCGTCGACTTCTTCGTCACGGCCGACGGGCAGGTCTTCCTCAACGAGATCAACACTATGCCGGGGATGACGCCGACCTCGATGTTCCCCCAGATGTGGGCGGCCACCGGGCTGGAATACCCGAAGGTGGTGGACCGGCTGATCCGCACCGCCCTGCGGCGCGGGACCGGCCTGCACTAG
- a CDS encoding cystathionine gamma-lyase, translating into MTFLDGTRSVHAGLPAPAVGEPFLPGPVFAAPYHLDPVTGPGERGYARTEQPTREALEAAIGELEGGPALAFASGQAAITAMLLALVKAGDTVALPGDGYFAVRAFARGALADLGVASVLVPTAGPYPDFTGLRLVLLETPANPGLDVADIAALADAAHAAGALLAVDNTAATPLGQNPLALGADLVVASGTKGLTGHSDLLLGYVATRDAELLGKIESWRKLTGGVPGAFDCWLAHRSMATMDLRLARQTQNAAAIAELLTGRSDVTGVRWPGLPSDPSYPVASKQMRRIPGIVAFDLGSAERVGRFLETAELVFAATSFGGVHTTADRRAQFGDDTSPGFVRFSCGIEDTADLIADVTRALDASR; encoded by the coding sequence GTGACTTTTCTGGATGGGACCCGTTCGGTTCATGCGGGTCTGCCCGCGCCCGCGGTCGGCGAGCCGTTCCTGCCGGGGCCGGTGTTCGCCGCTCCCTACCACCTGGACCCGGTGACCGGTCCGGGCGAGCGCGGGTACGCGCGCACCGAGCAGCCCACCCGGGAGGCCCTGGAGGCGGCGATCGGCGAGCTGGAGGGTGGGCCGGCGCTGGCTTTCGCCAGCGGGCAGGCGGCCATCACCGCGATGCTGCTGGCGCTGGTCAAGGCCGGGGACACGGTCGCGCTGCCCGGTGACGGTTATTTCGCGGTACGCGCGTTCGCCCGCGGCGCCCTGGCCGACCTCGGGGTGGCGAGCGTGCTCGTACCGACCGCCGGGCCGTACCCGGACTTCACCGGCCTGCGGCTGGTGCTGCTGGAGACCCCGGCGAACCCGGGCCTGGACGTCGCCGACATCGCCGCCCTGGCCGACGCCGCGCACGCCGCCGGGGCGCTGCTCGCGGTCGACAACACCGCCGCCACCCCGCTCGGGCAGAACCCGCTCGCGCTCGGCGCCGACCTCGTGGTGGCGTCCGGGACCAAGGGCCTGACCGGGCACTCCGACCTGCTGCTCGGTTACGTCGCGACCCGCGACGCCGAGCTGCTCGGCAAGATCGAGAGCTGGCGGAAGCTGACCGGCGGCGTGCCCGGCGCGTTCGACTGCTGGCTGGCGCACCGCTCGATGGCCACCATGGACCTGCGGCTGGCCCGGCAGACCCAGAACGCGGCGGCGATCGCCGAGCTGCTGACCGGGCGCTCCGACGTGACCGGGGTGCGCTGGCCGGGCCTGCCGTCCGACCCGTCGTATCCGGTGGCGAGCAAGCAGATGCGCCGGATCCCCGGGATCGTCGCGTTCGACCTGGGCAGCGCCGAGCGGGTGGGCCGGTTCCTGGAGACGGCGGAACTCGTCTTCGCGGCCACGTCGTTCGGCGGCGTGCACACCACGGCCGACCGGCGGGCCCAGTTCGGCGACGACACCAGCCCGGGCTTCGTCCGCTTCTCCTGCGGCATCGAGGACACCGCCGACCTGATCGCCGACGTCACCCGGGCCCTGGACGCCTCGCGATGA
- a CDS encoding NAD(P)H-dependent glycerol-3-phosphate dehydrogenase — protein sequence MRAAVIGSGAWGTAFAKVLGDAGSEVTMWARRESVAAEIRDQHGNEGSLPGIRLSKLITATTDLAEAVDEAEMIAIAVPSQTLRGNLADWAGFFPADATVISLMKGIELGTLKRMSEVIVETARVAAERVVVVSGPNLAPEIAADQPTATVVACTDEDRARQVQHALATPYFRPYTSDDVLGCELGGAVKNVIALAYGMASAIGLGDNTKASLITRGLAETSRLGVALGADPLTFAGLAGLGDLVASCSSRLSRNRTFGEHLGRGESLEQAQAATRQTAEGVKSCLSIRDLARAHSVEMPIVEQVEKVCHEGADPRVAVKLLMTREMKPE from the coding sequence ATGAGGGCGGCCGTCATCGGATCCGGAGCCTGGGGCACCGCGTTCGCGAAAGTGCTGGGCGACGCCGGCTCGGAGGTGACCATGTGGGCGCGGCGGGAGTCGGTCGCCGCGGAGATCCGCGACCAGCACGGCAACGAGGGCTCGCTCCCCGGCATCCGGCTGTCGAAACTGATCACCGCCACCACCGACCTGGCCGAGGCGGTCGACGAGGCGGAGATGATCGCCATCGCGGTGCCGTCGCAGACCTTGCGCGGCAACCTGGCCGACTGGGCCGGCTTCTTCCCCGCGGACGCCACCGTGATCTCCCTGATGAAGGGCATCGAGCTCGGCACGCTGAAGCGGATGAGCGAGGTGATCGTCGAGACCGCCCGGGTCGCGGCCGAGCGGGTCGTGGTCGTCTCCGGGCCCAACCTGGCCCCCGAGATCGCCGCCGACCAGCCCACCGCGACCGTGGTGGCGTGCACCGACGAGGACCGCGCCCGGCAGGTGCAGCACGCCCTCGCCACCCCCTACTTCCGTCCCTACACCAGCGACGACGTGCTCGGCTGCGAACTCGGTGGCGCGGTGAAGAACGTGATCGCGCTCGCCTACGGGATGGCCTCGGCGATCGGCCTCGGCGACAACACCAAGGCCTCGCTGATCACCCGCGGACTGGCCGAGACGTCCCGGCTCGGGGTGGCGCTCGGCGCCGACCCGCTCACCTTCGCCGGCCTGGCCGGGCTCGGCGACCTGGTCGCCTCCTGCTCCTCCCGGCTCTCCCGGAACCGGACCTTCGGCGAGCACCTGGGCCGCGGCGAGAGCCTGGAGCAGGCCCAGGCCGCCACCCGGCAGACCGCCGAGGGCGTGAAGAGCTGCCTGTCCATCCGCGACCTGGCCCGCGCGCACAGCGTCGAGATGCCGATCGTCGAGCAGGTGGAGAAGGTGTGCCACGAGGGCGCCGACCCGCGGGTCGCGGTGAAACTGCTGATGACACGAGAGATGAAACCCGAGTGA
- a CDS encoding lysophospholipid acyltransferase family protein, giving the protein MAQHRLGFWQRFAVMLVLPVMTVWTKRTWLGMEKLPKTGGVILVPNHVSHFDPLVVAHYIYKAGRWPRFLGKASIWRVPVIGPLLVRTKQVPVERGSVEAVKSLETLVEALNEGGAVVIYPEGTTTRSPDLWPMRGKTGAARLALLTGAPVIPIANWGSQTVFDPRTNKFKATRAAVTVTTGDPVDLSRWDGAEPSRQVLDEMTEKIMLAIRDLLGTIRDGEPPALYDRPARRASTSEDAS; this is encoded by the coding sequence GTGGCGCAGCACAGGCTCGGATTCTGGCAGCGTTTCGCGGTGATGCTGGTGCTTCCCGTCATGACCGTCTGGACGAAACGGACCTGGCTCGGGATGGAGAAGCTCCCGAAAACGGGCGGTGTGATCCTGGTCCCCAACCACGTGTCGCACTTCGACCCGCTGGTCGTGGCGCACTACATCTACAAGGCCGGCCGCTGGCCCCGGTTCCTCGGCAAGGCGAGCATCTGGCGGGTCCCGGTGATCGGGCCACTCTTGGTCAGAACCAAGCAGGTCCCGGTCGAACGGGGCAGTGTGGAGGCGGTGAAATCGCTGGAGACCCTGGTCGAGGCCCTGAACGAGGGCGGCGCCGTGGTGATCTACCCGGAGGGCACCACCACCCGCAGCCCCGACCTGTGGCCGATGCGCGGCAAGACCGGCGCCGCCCGGCTGGCCCTGCTCACCGGCGCCCCGGTGATCCCGATCGCGAACTGGGGCTCCCAGACGGTCTTCGACCCCCGGACCAACAAGTTCAAGGCGACCCGGGCCGCCGTCACGGTCACCACCGGCGATCCGGTCGACCTGAGCCGCTGGGACGGCGCCGAGCCGTCCCGCCAGGTGCTCGACGAGATGACCGAAAAGATCATGCTGGCCATCCGCGACCTGCTCGGCACGATCCGCGACGGCGAACCGCCGGCGCTCTACGACCGGCCCGCCCGGCGGGCCTCGACCTCGGAGGACGCGTCATGA
- the cofC gene encoding 2-phospho-L-lactate guanylyltransferase, whose amino-acid sequence MTVIPVKRLDAAKSRLRGAVAEDRHPELVLAMVADTAAAVLNATTVAGLIVVTDDPVVAAVVRKMGAEVAADPGAGLNAALRFGADEVAGRAAHRAVLTGDLPALRPEQLDAALAGVTGRAFVPDAAGTGTVLLAVPPRTPLDPRFGPGSAAAHRASGAIPLTGDWPGLRQDVDSAADLDTVLELGAGDRTRALLRDVGLSQACTPAGCAR is encoded by the coding sequence ATGACGGTGATCCCGGTCAAGCGGCTGGACGCGGCGAAAAGCCGGCTGCGCGGCGCGGTGGCGGAGGACAGGCATCCGGAGCTCGTGCTGGCCATGGTGGCCGACACCGCGGCCGCTGTGCTGAACGCCACCACGGTGGCCGGGCTGATCGTGGTGACCGACGACCCGGTGGTGGCCGCGGTCGTACGGAAAATGGGCGCCGAGGTGGCGGCGGATCCCGGCGCCGGGCTGAACGCGGCCCTGCGGTTCGGCGCCGACGAGGTCGCCGGGCGTGCCGCGCATCGCGCGGTGCTGACCGGTGACCTGCCGGCCCTGCGTCCCGAGCAGCTCGACGCGGCGCTCGCCGGGGTGACCGGCCGGGCCTTCGTGCCGGACGCGGCCGGGACCGGCACCGTGCTGCTGGCCGTCCCGCCCCGGACGCCGCTCGACCCGCGGTTCGGCCCGGGGTCGGCGGCCGCCCATCGGGCCTCCGGCGCGATCCCGCTGACCGGCGACTGGCCGGGTCTGCGGCAGGACGTGGACAGCGCCGCCGACCTGGACACCGTGCTCGAGCTGGGCGCCGGTGACCGCACCCGGGCGCTGCTGCGTGACGTCGGACTCAGCCAGGCGTGCACACCGGCCGGCTGCGCCAGGTAG
- a CDS encoding cold-shock protein has product MQGTIATFDPGTRSGTLLLDDGSELAFGADAFDRSGLRLLRLGQRVSIDAEPGGAVRRVLIPGIA; this is encoded by the coding sequence ATGCAGGGCACCATCGCCACCTTCGACCCCGGCACCCGCAGTGGCACGCTGCTCCTCGATGACGGCTCTGAGCTGGCCTTCGGCGCGGACGCGTTCGACCGCTCCGGGCTGCGGCTGCTGCGACTCGGTCAACGGGTCTCGATCGACGCCGAACCGGGCGGCGCGGTGCGTCGTGTGTTAATTCCTGGGATCGCTTAA